The genomic region TGTCAAAGATTTCTTTAAATCGTGCTCGGTAGGTAGAcgaccttgaaagtccttattgCCATGTCATCAAAAtttccatctattttattaagCATCTCCCACTACCTGTTTGAATATGTCTTCAGGGCTTCTCCCTTTCGCATGGCCATAGACAGCAAGGAATCCAAGGGACGAGGAACCCTACTACAAGTAACAAAATGAGCTCCAAAAGCCTTGGTAAGCTTCTGAAAGGAATTAATTGATCCTTCCTCCaatccatcaaaccatctcatcgctACTGGCCCCAAGCTAGATAGGAACACCTTGCACATTAAGGCTTCATTCTTTGAGTGAACAATAATTCTTTGATTAAAATGGCTAACATGCTTCACATGATCCGTCCTACCATTAAacatggtgaatgttggctGAGTAAACCGCCGAGGAAGCTTTCCTCCTTCAATCCTCCGTATAAACGGTGATTTAGAAATTTGGCGCAAGGCTctgctcatagcatcatttcccaagtCTCTGCGAGATGGGCTTCTGCTTCTTCGCCTATAATGGCAATCCTTATCACAAGAGAGAGCTTCATTGGGAGGAGTCCTCGATTTGGGCTTGTAACTATTATCATCACCTTTAGAGGGAGACTCCGAGCTTGAAGGAGTTCTTCTCCGTTGCTTATAGTGTAACTTCCTTTGTAAGTGGTCTATCTCCAACTGCATGTTTTTGATGCTCTCTCCATGGGACACGTTAGCCCCCAGCCAAGCGCTTTCGAAGCAACGAGGGCCTGGAGAGTCTCTTTAGCAGTGGGATGGGGCAACTGTTAGGACATCCCATTAACTTCCTTACCTGCACTGGTAGAATGACTCCTACTTGTATGGGTGGTGTGTACGCTAACCTCACGGTTTCTCCTTCGTTCAAGATTAAGAAATTGATCTTGACATTGGGATCCCATGGATTCTTCATGGTTTGGCCTTGAACCTACCATGGTTGGATAAACTCAAGAATGTTTAAGTTCCCATAGATGGCTCCAATTGTAAGGGCACGAGTTACTCCTAAAGCCCAACTGAAGGGTCaatggcccaaagagcccaaaacaatgaatttgttagagagtgggcttgaagaTGAACTTTCAATGAGTTGAGTGGATAGTAGTCACGGTAGGTTAGTTATTATTAGAAAGAATAAAACAACAGTTTTGAGCAAGAAAAGCTCTTATCGGCCAAGTCTGAGGATGGTTTGTTCTAATATATTTCTCTTAAACTTATACAAAATTACAGTTCTTGAGTCTATAGTAATTTTTTCTTAGATTTTCTAATGATCTCTCTGTAATGAGATTTTTCTCCTTTATATTccccttccttccttccttcatCTTAGCTCTCCACGTGTAGATTAGATTGCTAgttttgatacttgtcccatcagcacattCCTAAAATATTTGTGAGTAGCTGTAAGGTTAAATGTTATTGTTCATGTAtgacctccacattaatgcgaccagggaGTTAgctacaaagcattcaatgcggtggtagcagctttctttcCAAATATTTCCCAACTCTCCTTTGTCATGTCCCTATCTGATGTTTATCCTTGCCAACACGATTGCTTATTGCTTTGTTCTTGACGGAGGGTTGGACCTTTAATCTTTGCTCTGTTTAGTCGAGGAGGcacttctcctcggacaacatCCCCAACTCCTTATGACCAAACTTCTTCCACGGCTCATTAACTTGTATGCCTTCTTCAGTATTTACTTGTCCTTGGGCCATACAATGTCCTCGACCACAGCCCACGGTCCAATGCCTATATCTAGGCCCTCCATCCCTACAATAGGGATGACTTATTTGTTAAGAGAGATTGTATTGAAAAGCCATGGTTGAATATGTATATAagttctgaaaattttgataatagattttCAGTtggaatagaatttaaaattctaaaacttagatGATAAAACTTTATCTAAATTACATTACAGTTAAACCTTATCACTTAGTCAAGAGCTTTGTAACTTAAtatcctaataaaatattaatttaataagatgcaacttgtggaaaaacaaaataaaaacaaaaacaaaaacatgggTTGTGtgagatttaattttgaaaattttttataatagacttttaattttgaatagaatttaaaattttttaaaattatttttaaaacatgcAATTTGGGGGAAAAAACATGGGTTGTGCAAgatttaagtttaaaaatatttgataataaacttttagtttgaatagaatttaatttttaaaaaatattgttaaattttatcctttaGTCAAAATGTgaggtttatttttatttttattttttttattttaaataaagaaaacatgaGTTATTGTGTGGaatttaagtttataaattttttataatagatttttagtttgaatagaatttaaatttgttaaaatttaaatgatacaaagttttacctaaattaaacaGTTATTAAATATTATCAATGAAATAtattctaacaaaaaatatataaattaattacttttttttttttgttgagaaagtacTAATTAGTGAGAGTAGCCTTCTGaactcaacttttattatatgatgATATGATCTACAAGGGGCCAAATACACTATAGGatcattgggcccagtaatttatgaagggtgGCCTTATAatatcttttgggctaaaagcTCAATCCAAGGATATCAAGTGATCCAAAGGTGTGtgaatgttaactcataaagaaaatactaggtaaagaAGTGATAATGTCTGGATAAgtatgtccgaggaagattgtGTCCTCGGCTTATGAAGCCGAGGTATGAGAAGGGTTGTTTGATATCCCCAGGCTATGTTATAAAAGTTCCTGTGGTTTAGGGAAGatacggtacacgtggaggataagagaaagggcggtggaatatttaaaataaagctgctaccactgcccccgcattaaagactctgcaactGATATTCTAACTgtattaatggagaaatgggaccTAAACATCAGGTTTGAAAATTAGCCCTTGTCTTCACAGACTTCAGGgaaaatggatgggacaagtatctaaaaccagcagtctaaccatgaggtggaagatgagaagggGAAGAAGGAGGGAGTATAAAGGAAAGAAGGGACCTTCGGTAACAGGGagattgaaaaaagaaaaagaaagaaagaggagatTGTAGACTTGACTATtcacaattgtaatctatctaaAAAAGTAGTATTATAATTTATCCttggattgtgtccgaggaggggttttcattcatattcttatATAAACAATTCCTTATTTGTGCCGTTGGGCCCAAAGCCTATGTTTCTTTGTTGTCTAAACCATctttagaacctagatttcaagtacactctctacaaatttattgtaaaaaggtctTTCAGGCCATTTCCCTTCTAATTGTGGGTTAGGggttcgaattgtgtccttacatacataatgttaaaaaatatattaacaatCAATCATCtagtcacaaaaaaaaaaatcaatcatctGATCTAAATAAGGTGTTTTTTAAACtgttaatgaaaaaattatcacaaaacCCTAAATATTTCAAGAACTTTCGTGAGCTTAATTGGTGCCTTGCATTGTCGTGCTTTGGCTGAGATTAGGAGTTGCCACTTGCCATAACTACAATTACGAATGTTGTTTGTGTCTCACCTCACCTCGTTATGCTTTGGTTgagttagtacttagtagttgCCATGATTGTGCCTCAGCAGTTTATTGTTGGTGACCTCACCATGATAGGGTTTGAAACGTTTCATAGGCTTAAACAATATTCAACAATTTGGGAAATTGGATAGGAGGTTAAAGCATCCGTTAACTTTTTTGGGAaacatttttgtttctaaatacatgcacataaatatattattggAAAAAGTTAATGGATATCCTAAGAACACTAGTTTTATAATGGTCAtgtttttatgtaattgacatatccttTAATAAAATGCACTTTATGTATGTTTAAGTCTTagtttttattgtatttaagaAGACCTTATTAAGACAGACAATTTCTTCACAAGTGGTATGACTAAAGGCACAAAACAACTCAAAAAACGACTTAAGAAAAACTACATCTATAGGTCTCGATACGTGTCTCGATACCTATCGATCTATCGAGTCTCAGGAAACTAAATGACAAGTTATATTTTCTGCTCTTGATGTCTTGGCTTTTTAGGAATTTGTGCACTAGGGTTCCAGAATATGTAAAAGACATGTTTTATAGTCGTCATCAAAGAGATAGAGAATTACACGCGTGATAGAGGTTGTTGTGAGATTTGTGTGCCTAGGGTTTTGTGCCAAGCTACTTCCAATTCATCTAAGCATGGATCgaaaaactttgcaaatatataatagtaaaCAAAGTTGTTGTGAAGTCTGTCATGGATAtggagatttgtgcaaaggaaAAGTCTTCTACAAGATtaaatccaattgggtattagagtGGAGACTAGTAAAGCTCAGTAGGCTTTACTGTAGGTAGGTAGTTTGGAATAGATATATAGGGTAAGATTCATTGTGCGTGTACTGCTTTTTCTTGTTAGTGGATTCTTTAAGAGTGGTAACTTGAAATTCACTCGATGAGATTTTGCTTGCGAGAGTTTTTCCCATTGTGATCAAATCACCGTatcaaacttatttttcattACACTTAATTTagtttgatgatttgattgTGGCTTAATTAGATTTCACTAAtctgcatgtaatttgactaattaatcaaattacctgtaatttgattaattaactgGGGTCAATCTAAAACCCAACTggtttatgaattatttttagaaactttttatggaaaaagaaaaaaacaatattttatttgacatttttatatTGCCAAATATTAAGACTTTCctaaaagagaaatattatgtgtacaatattttcataataaattataaatggtaGGTTGTTATTaatgggtaaaaaagtaatttaagtagTAGGTTTTAACttagaactaataataacttattaccTATagtttgttgtgaaagtgttataaaaatgttatagacggAACTCtgttttttctaaaataataaaattaaaaaatgtcttCAGGGGGCCATTAAACGAACCCTATAATCTATACATAGGTGGGTCGGATCGAATCTGATAACCCAACCCATCATTTGAACGGATGAAAAGGGTCCCCGAATAggcaatacacacacacatacacacacaaagccgaaacataaaaaatagaaagcaaaGTTCGTTGGAAAAACTCGTTAGCTCAACCAAccgagagagaaaaagggagagtCAGTTTGCGATTCgcagaaagagaaagagaaagagaatgagaaGAGAGATGAAAGGATTAGGAAGATTGATAAGGCGAGCCGTTTCCAATTCAAAACAATTCACtcaacataataataataataatatcatctcaccttcaacaacaacaaccaccattCCCCGCCGCCTCATTCACGCCTCTTCTTCCACGGCGTCGTATCATCATCATCCTTCCCCCAATTCAACAACAACGCTACTCAGATCTTCTCCCATTCCTTCTTCGCACTCTCCAACAAAATGGGCCGGCCCATTCTCAGGTCCCCtcaaaaaattcaattcaatctctctctctctcataagatataaatataaattattctgattttttttttttttttggttttcaattttgattaGGGCAGAGGAGGAACATGTTTATACAAACGCAGTCGACGCCGAATCCATCGTCTCTGATGTTCTATCCGGGGAAGCCTGTTATGGATGTTGGCAGCTCCGATTTCCCCCATGCCCGTGCCGCCATGACTTCTCCCCTCGCTAAGGCCATTTTCGGAATTGATGGTGAGTTGTTGTTTTTCGTGTTTGTTTGATTGCATATGGTATTGTTCCGTTTTTTTAGTATGCGAAAACAATTGAGCATAATGGTGAAAGGAAGGATGGTGTAAACTTGTTTTGTTGGGATGAAAGATAGGAGTGGTCGAAGCAAAGCTTAATCGTCTTATTATGACATGATTCATAGAATTGGCCGGTATTGCGCGAATAAATTTTCAGTAGTAAAATTGTGATCAAATGGCATTGTCATTGTGCAGAAATATAATGATTttccaaaaaggatgaaaacaTTGTTAtctagggttttatttttattttttattatttaaattctgaaatatAGCTGAAGTGGTAAAAACAGCagaatgtttcaaaattttggactGAAAATTGGATAGGGTCACTTGCTTATGAAAAATGGCTGTTTTGTTGTTTATAATGGTGTTTATTTGAGTGGGCTAGCAATTTGTAACACTATCTGTGTTTCCTTTTAATACAGGAATTACTCGGGTTTTCTTTGGTTCTGATTTTGTTACTGTGACGAAGTCAGAAGATGCTTCTTGGGATTTTCTAAAGCCTGAAATCTTTGCAGCAATCATGGATTTTTATTCTTCTGGGCAACCACTGTTTCTAGACTCGCAAACTGCCGCAGCCATGGACACTGCTATTCATGAGgtataacttttaattttgaggGTAGATTTAAGAAAACGTGTAGATTGATACTTTGCTCGCATACCATTAACTTTAATCTTAAATTCCATTTGAGCTATATAAGTTCGCATGTAATTATATTAGAATTtggtttaataataattttttttgataaataacgaaATATCATTAATCAAAAGCCCTAGGTAGACCGGGAGTGTACATAGAAAGGATTACATCAAGATcgaaaattacaatgatcaagcataacaaaaagattagaacaagaaaaagaagaaaaaacagaacACCAAGCAAACAAATAGTGGAGGGGGAGAGATTTAATCTCAAGAATTGACTGTTTCGTTCCCTCAAAGCATCTAGTGTTCCTCTCCTGCCAAAGGCACCATAACACACAATGTGGGACAACCCTCCACAAGTCTATATTGCGCTGTCTACTGAACGGGCCCTGCCAAGATGTAAATAAATTTGCAACACTTTGAGGCATAACCCATATCAAACCAAAAGATGGTTTACCGATTCCCTGCTTCTTttacacatataacaccaatccatgACAGGGACACACTTATTCCATAATCTATCAAGGGTCAAAATCTTGCCTAAGTGGTagtccaagaaaagaaagcaactTTAGGAGGGATCTTTGAGCGCCACATAGGTTTCCAAGGAAAAAGATTGTTAGGGGTTAGGAAGAGGGATAAGTAGAATTCACTAACCTTAAAGCCTTTATTCTTTGTCGACTTCCATCAAAGTTTGTCATGCCCTTCACCAGAAGGTCATAGAGTGTGTAAGAttccaaaaaatatcaaattgttCCATCTCCCAATCTTGGGGCTCTCTATAGAAGTGAAGATCCCAATGAAACCTTTGATTAGGAAAAGACATGACATCAACAAGATAAGAATCCTTGTTACAACTAAAGCTGTAGAGTTCTGGAAATGCCTCCTGAAGAGTACAACTCCCATACCACAACTGATGCCAGAGTTTAATTCTATTACCATTATCAACTTTGAAGACGATGGATTTAAAGAAAGCTGGCCAGCCTTGTCTCATAGTTCTCCAAAGACTAACACCATAAGTAGCTGTTACTTCTTTTGTACACCACCCACCCCAAATATTTCCATACTTGATCTCGATAACCTGCCGCCAAAGGTGGCTTGTCTCCATACCGTACCTCCATAGCCATTTACTTAGCAAAGCTTGGttgaattttcttaaattccGCACACCCAACCCACCAGACTGCAAAGGGCTACACACCTGAGCCCAATTGACCATATTGAATCTAGGGGATTCATCACCCCATAAAAACTCCCACTGGAGCTTCTCCATGCGATTTGCAATATCCATCGGGATAGGAAAGAGAGATAGGTAATAAGTAGGCAAGGTTGAGAGAGTTCTCTTAAGTAAAGTAACCTTACCACCTTTTGATAGATACAAACGCTTCCAACTTGCTTCGGATTTAGCCAGATTAATATGCGAACCTGACACAGCCTCAAACGAAGATAAGATCTCTCTCAATTCACCAATCTGACTAGGTAAAGCATCACAGAAAATTAAAGCATCATCCGCAAAAAAGAGTGAGACACCATTAAGGGGGCATGAGATCTGGGACCAACAGTGATTCTCGAGATGTGACCAGCGAGAACAGCCCCATCTAATAACTGGCTTAAAGCTTCCATAACAATtgcaaataaaaaatgcaatgtTAAATGTTCCTCCCCCCCCCATGTGCACACGAGCATGGGAAGTAAGCTCTCCAATTTATCTTGGTCCTAACACATGCTTCATATACTAGGATTAAAGATTTGTGCTAAGGCAAGAATAGTTAAAAGATTGTGGGGGGACTTGATTTTATGCCCTAAGGTTTGAGGCACTTATTTCATGAAGGTCTGATGTTCTAAGACTTGCTTTTTTTCTaaacatttttttgataagtgaaaaCAAAATGTCAACAAAAAGGAGCACTTTATTACAAGATTAAGATCTAATGGccttttcaagtttttgtttattcttcattttatttagaATCATTTCAGAATATAGTATACTTAAAGAGCAATGAGCCTGCTTTAATCTTCCCACCCGTGAGTTTATCCTGTATTCTGAAAGATGGCATCTGTTGTTAACTAACAACTGATATGTGAAAGGCTAATTTCAATCAAACCTAATGCATACAGCTAATGCTGCAATGTAAGCCCCAATTCTTGTTTTACTATCCCATAAATCAGTTACAGTCTTAGAGCTTATTTTGGCACTGATTGAAGGTCAAAGAAATGCACTGCAACAAGGATAAGTCTGTCCCTTAGATTGGTACTACATAGctcttattaatttatttagttggttAGTCTTTTTTCTTGCATACTCTCCTTgaatggagtttgattttgtctcatttttcatgtttttccctttttgttttgcttgatcattgtaattttggttcttgatttttgCTCCTAAAATACATTCCCAATGTGCTCGGGTTGGctatgatttttaataatattttacgttacctattaaatttttttttattgatttggttGGTAATAAAGTGCATAAATTTATGCCCAGTGCTATAATCGctcaaattctttcttttttgtagtgGGTTTAAGAATCAGggggtgcatgtgtaactttattttttaaaatttttataggtAGGTGTTTGTGTAaattaccaatcaaaaaaaaaaaaacttttcttttttgccgTTTCCCATTCTTCCTACTACTCCTGAAGGAATCCTATGCTtttgaaaaaaggaaaatagaaaagatTAGAGTAGGTCTAAGAGGGCTTCAAAAGCAGAAGGATAGATATGATATTTTTCCCCATCATTTTAATTAGTAGTCACATTTGCTTGCTAAATGAATGGTACAGACCGTTGAATTTCTTTGTGGTCTTCTTGCTGTCtgttatatacatatatatatatatatatatatatatatatatatatattttatgtgcCACTTTTTATATACCTCTGTTTCCGCCTCCTATTGGGGTAGcaaatagaatgaaaaaaaattcagaggGATTTCCTATGTGGTGGAAAGGGGAgtgaatttaaatttcaacttgTTAATTGGAATTCTATTTGCCTACCCAT from Castanea sativa cultivar Marrone di Chiusa Pesio chromosome 11, ASM4071231v1 harbors:
- the LOC142617464 gene encoding nifU-like protein 4, mitochondrial, with amino-acid sequence MRREMKGLGRLIRRAVSNSKQFTQHNNNNNIISPSTTTTTIPRRLIHASSSTASYHHHPSPNSTTTLLRSSPIPSSHSPTKWAGPFSGQRRNMFIQTQSTPNPSSLMFYPGKPVMDVGSSDFPHARAAMTSPLAKAIFGIDGITRVFFGSDFVTVTKSEDASWDFLKPEIFAAIMDFYSSGQPLFLDSQTAAAMDTAIHEDDSETVAMIKELLETRIRPAVQDDGGDIEYCGFDLETGIVKLRMQGACSGCPSSSVTLKSGIENMLMHYVPEVKGVEQELDDDDGDAALSAQLE